The following DNA comes from Candidatus Aminicenantes bacterium.
ACGGCGATTACGAAAAGCGAAAAAAACAAGACCCGGTATTCCCTGTTTTTCATGTAAAAGGCGATGTTGAAATTGGATTTGTGCACTTTCTTTATTTTTGGAAAAAAAAGATTGGCCTGCTTGGCCCAGTCTTCGTATTGCCGGCCGAAGCGCTTGCGCATGCGCTTTCTTTCGATGGCGATGAGAAAGGTAAAAAAAGCGAAATAGTAGACGATAAAAATCAGATAGTCGATCGGCCGGTTGCAGGCCACGGCGATGCCGGAACCCAGGATCAGGCTGCCGAAATAGAGGGGATTGCGGGTCAGCGAATAGGGGCCTTCGGTGGCCAATTCCTTGTCTTTGTTGATGTGCCCCGATGACCAGGCGCGAAAAAACATCCCCATCATCATCAGCAGGAATCCGCCGAAAATCGACCTGGCACTGGGAATGGCCAGCAACAACATGGCCACTAGGCACAAAAAGCCGATGAAGGAACGGTATTTAATCAGTTTTTCGGTCAGTTGACTCATCCATTTCCTTTGCTGCGGCAACGATGTCAGCGATCACAATGTTCTTCAGACAAGTCATTGTATCACATTTCCGCCGGTAACAAAAACCGCACTCCTGTTCCTTGAAAATCGCCCGGCTGCGGGTGAGCAGCGGGCCGTTGCGCTGCGGCGAACTCGGCCCGAATATTCCGACCGCGGGGGTTCGGGTTATGTCGGCCACGTGCAAGGCCAGCGTATCACCGGAAATGACCAGCCGCGCCCGGCTGATGAAACAGATCAGATCGCTGAAATTCATAAAAAATGCCAGGGCGATCCCGCTCTGCCTGGCCAAACTCGCGGCCAGCTCCTTTTCCTTTTCATCGCCCCAGAGCAATACCAGCCGGCGGCCCGGCTTCAATCCATCGATGATCTCCAGCCATTGCGCCGCCGAAAGGACCTTGGTCGGCCAGCCGCCGCCGACATTGAGGACCAGGTAGTTCTGCGCCGGCCAATCGAGTTCCGAAATAAATTGCTGCAGCCGCGGCGAAGGCGACAGCTCTTTCAAGGGGTAGGCCACGGCCGTTTCCTGGATGCCCAGCCTGGACAGCAGGTGGATGTTTTTAAAAATAACGTGCCGTTCCTCTGGGAAAAGGGCGGCGCGACTCGTATAAAAAAGCGCGGCCAGGGGTTCGCGGGTGTTCCCGGAGCAGAATCCCAGGCGCTTGCCGCCCAGCAAAAAGGCAAGCAGCGCCGACTTGATCAACCCTTGAAAATCGATCACCAGATCAAAGCGCCGGCGCCGGCGGCGGAGGAAACCGGCCAGGAATGAGATCTTGGCCAGTAGCCCATGCCGCGACTTGAAATTGAAAACCGCGATCTCATCGATGCCGAAAAAATTTTCCAGGAGGGCGGCGCCGGGAGCCTCGGCAATCCAAGTTATCTTGGCTTCCGGGAAATGCCGCCGCAACAGCTGGAAAGCCGGGATGGTATGAACGATGTCCCCCAACGAAGACATGCGGATGATGGCGATGCTTTTTAATTTAGCCGTGGATTTCCTTGATTTTTTTTATGAGCAGCGACGTCGAGCGGACTTTCTCGCCGCCGACGA
Coding sequences within:
- a CDS encoding isoprenylcysteine carboxylmethyltransferase family protein is translated as MSQLTEKLIKYRSFIGFLCLVAMLLLAIPSARSIFGGFLLMMMGMFFRAWSSGHINKDKELATEGPYSLTRNPLYFGSLILGSGIAVACNRPIDYLIFIVYYFAFFTFLIAIERKRMRKRFGRQYEDWAKQANLFFPKIKKVHKSNFNIAFYMKNREYRVLFFSLFVIAVLIIKFLKKIEFFSTIGK
- a CDS encoding glycosyltransferase family 9 protein, whose amino-acid sequence is MSSLGDIVHTIPAFQLLRRHFPEAKITWIAEAPGAALLENFFGIDEIAVFNFKSRHGLLAKISFLAGFLRRRRRRFDLVIDFQGLIKSALLAFLLGGKRLGFCSGNTREPLAALFYTSRAALFPEERHVIFKNIHLLSRLGIQETAVAYPLKELSPSPRLQQFISELDWPAQNYLVLNVGGGWPTKVLSAAQWLEIIDGLKPGRRLVLLWGDEKEKELAASLARQSGIALAFFMNFSDLICFISRARLVISGDTLALHVADITRTPAVGIFGPSSPQRNGPLLTRSRAIFKEQECGFCYRRKCDTMTCLKNIVIADIVAAAKEMDESTDRKTD